The DNA region TGACCGTGACCACGCAGATGGTGGTGGGCTTCCTGCTCGCGCTCCTGTTCGCCAAGCAGTTCCCGCTCCGGCGCGTGCTCCTGATCCTGGTGCTGACGCCGATGATGCTGTCCTTCGTCGCGGTCGGCGCCTTCTTCCGCTATTACTACGATCCGACCTTCGGGCTGGTCTCGCAGGCGGTGCGCCTGTTCACCGGCGAGCCCTTCATCCTGATGCAGACGATCTGGGGCGCGCGCGCCGGCATCGTCTTCGCCGATGCCTGGATGTGGTCGCCCTTCGTCATGCTGCTGGTGCTGGCTGGCCTGGTCAGCGTGCCGAAATATCTCTACGAGGCCGCGGCCATCGACCGGGCCTCGCGCTGGCGGCAGTTCTGGTCGATCACCTTCCCCTATATCCGCGGCCTGCTGCTGCTGGCGCTGCTGTTCCGCACCATCGAGGCGTTCAAGCTGTTCGACCTGGTGTTCCTGCTCACCCAGGGCGGCCCCGGCACGGCGACGGAGACCATCGCCCTGCGGGTCTATCGGATCGCCTTCGAGAACAACAAGACGAGCGACGCGGCGGCGCT from Labrys wisconsinensis includes:
- a CDS encoding carbohydrate ABC transporter permease, yielding MTLAPPLPRPSLLRRLAEPRWNNWPAALALFLIGAPLAITLLPPAVSFWAAGALAALLCATLVVHAWGRHTGGLLVAPAIALLVLMNVFPLLWSFGLTFFSYRTNRARPPSWVGLENYAKVLTDAEVWDRLHNTVIMVILTVTTQMVVGFLLALLFAKQFPLRRVLLILVLTPMMLSFVAVGAFFRYYYDPTFGLVSQAVRLFTGEPFILMQTIWGARAGIVFADAWMWSPFVMLLVLAGLVSVPKYLYEAAAIDRASRWRQFWSITFPYIRGLLLLALLFRTIEAFKLFDLVFLLTQGGPGTATETIALRVYRIAFENNKTSDAAALAYILLFTVIVLTNLYLYFARQRVEEA